The Humulus lupulus chromosome 4, drHumLupu1.1, whole genome shotgun sequence genome has a window encoding:
- the LOC133831581 gene encoding uncharacterized protein LOC133831581, translating to MASSSASPLQNPKKLGLVANAMKRRDKFIQFFAMTGILLLSVRSLGQKYRIHDLLEDTSALQQEQQTLTNRIDNIKQALLREASLEPTGLFASRLRLLFGED from the coding sequence ATGGCGTCATCCTCAGCTTCGCCCctccaaaaccctaaaaagttaGGGCTTGTGGCAAATGCAATGAAGCGCAGAGACAAATTCATTCAGTTCTTCGCCATGACTGGAATCTTGCTATTGAGTGTTAGATCTCTCGGCCAGAAGTATCGGATTCACGACCTTCTCGAGGACACTTCAGCTCTCCAACAGGAGCAACAAACCCTAACCAATCGCATCGACAACATTAAGCAAGCCCTTCTCCGCGAGGCCTCCCTCGAGCCCACTGGTCTCTTTGCCTCCAGGCTACGACTTCTTTTTGGTGAAGACTGA